In Banduia mediterranea, the DNA window ACGTCACCTGGCGCACAAGACGGACACTGGGGGGATTGCGAGACCAAAGCCGCTTGCTCGAAGATCGCAGCCGGCGTGATTCGCTGTCCGGCCTATACAACCGTGGGCATCTGGAAGAATGCGTGAAGCACGCCTTTTTGCGATGTCGCGAGCAGGGCGGCCAGGCGGTGCTGGTATTGATCGACCTGGACAATTTCAAACGTATCAACGACCGGTACGGTCATGGCGGCGGCGACTGGGTCATTCGCGGCTTCGCCGCACTGTTGCGGCAGGCGCTGCGGCAGGACGATATCGGCGGCCGGTACGGGGGCGACGAGTTCTGCGTGCTGCTGGAGGGCGCCTCCGTCAACAACGCGATTACGGCCATTGAACGGCTCAAGAACGCTCTGGCAGAACGTCCGCTACTGCCGAACGAACGAATCACGGCCAGTATCGGCATCGCTGGCTGGAGCGCTGGCTTCGACGACTGGGAGCAGTGGGTGCATTGTGCCGACAACGCACTGTACAGGGTCAAATCCGCTGGGCGCAATGGCTGGTCCGTGGCGCGTGAAGCGGAGGCTGGCCAGCCTCCGAGACTGGGAGATGTCCTCCATGGTTCGCAGCCTGCCGGGATATGAG includes these proteins:
- a CDS encoding GGDEF domain-containing protein yields the protein MYGLLSGLWLVRHGSNRRSRNHSNWLWLIPHFCLGVAIPLVRFNVLVCVVLSVALGVNALLARGPRALCYGLGWQVAGIPVGILAYGVEWFPEPSLADVFGCLPLLIAHPFNVTWRTRRTLGGLRDQSRLLEDRSRRDSLSGLYNRGHLEECVKHAFLRCREQGGQAVLVLIDLDNFKRINDRYGHGGGDWVIRGFAALLRQALRQDDIGGRYGGDEFCVLLEGASVNNAITAIERLKNALAERPLLPNERITASIGIAGWSAGFDDWEQWVHCADNALYRVKSAGRNGWSVAREAEAGQPPRLGDVLHGSQPAGI